One window of Flavobacterium dauae genomic DNA carries:
- a CDS encoding FKBP-type peptidyl-prolyl cis-trans isomerase: MTIENNYVVAVNYKLHTIEANGEKVFVEETNAENPLTYLHGVGMMIPKFEEELQGLVAGDKKSFTITPEEGYGAIDPNALANLPLDMFSESGLPPVGAMLPLTDDQGNQFRAVVKEVNDVAVVADLNHPMAGKTLTFDVEVIAARPATEEELSHGHPHGIDGTETH, encoded by the coding sequence ATGACAATAGAAAACAATTATGTAGTTGCGGTAAACTACAAACTTCATACAATTGAAGCAAACGGTGAAAAGGTATTTGTTGAAGAAACCAATGCAGAAAATCCGTTAACGTATTTACATGGAGTAGGAATGATGATTCCAAAATTTGAAGAAGAACTGCAAGGGTTGGTAGCGGGTGATAAAAAATCGTTTACCATTACTCCTGAAGAAGGTTACGGAGCAATTGATCCAAATGCTTTAGCCAATTTGCCTCTTGATATGTTTAGCGAGTCGGGACTTCCGCCAGTTGGTGCAATGCTTCCGTTGACAGATGATCAAGGAAACCAATTCCGAGCAGTTGTTAAAGAAGTAAATGATGTTGCTGTTGTAGCCGATTTAAACCACCCAATGGCAGGTAAAACATTAACTTTTGATGTTGAGGTTATTGCTGCCCGACCAGCGACCGAAGAAGAGCTATCTCACGGACATCCGCACGGGATTGACGGCACTGAAACGCATTAA
- the pepE gene encoding dipeptidase PepE — translation MKNLIIASTSTIYGLGYLEYLLPILKEHFKNADTVIFIPYARPGGISHDDYTAKVAEAFAKINKKIVGLHTFKNPAEAIEQAQGIFTGGGNTFLLVKQLYKTGVMSALKSTLLTGVPYLGCSAGSNITGLTMETTNDMPIVYPPSFQTLGLVPFNINPHYLDPVEGSTHMGETRETRINEFHAFNTQPVLGLREGSWLEVRNEKITLKGSLSARLFRQNQEPLELEPEVDLSDLA, via the coding sequence ATGAAAAATTTAATCATTGCAAGTACCTCAACTATTTATGGTTTAGGATATTTAGAATATTTATTGCCAATATTAAAAGAGCATTTTAAAAATGCAGATACCGTTATTTTTATTCCTTATGCACGTCCCGGCGGCATTTCGCACGATGATTATACGGCAAAAGTGGCAGAAGCATTTGCTAAAATCAACAAAAAAATTGTAGGATTACACACTTTTAAAAATCCTGCGGAGGCAATTGAACAAGCTCAAGGAATTTTTACCGGTGGCGGGAACACTTTTTTATTGGTCAAACAATTGTACAAAACCGGAGTAATGTCTGCTTTAAAGAGTACGTTATTAACAGGTGTTCCTTACTTGGGATGTTCGGCAGGAAGTAATATTACCGGATTAACTATGGAAACAACGAATGATATGCCAATTGTTTACCCACCAAGCTTTCAAACATTGGGACTGGTTCCGTTTAACATTAACCCACATTATCTGGATCCTGTTGAAGGTTCTACACACATGGGCGAAACAAGAGAAACCCGTATTAATGAATTCCACGCGTTTAATACACAACCAGTTTTAGGATTAAGAGAAGGAAGCTGGTTAGAAGTACGCAATGAAAAAATCACGTTAAAAGGATCTTTAAGTGCTCGTTTATTCCGCCAGAACCAAGAACCCTTAGAATTAGAGCCCGAAGTGGATCTATCAGATTTAGCCTAA